A region of Bacillus rossius redtenbacheri isolate Brsri chromosome 2, Brsri_v3, whole genome shotgun sequence DNA encodes the following proteins:
- the LOC134529431 gene encoding uncharacterized protein LOC134529431: protein MPPSKFRKTVFRAEWSQDPMYAWVKGIEINPYSAWCDVCKQKFELSNMGKQALTSHASGAKHRKRLQAASKSVPITIFCKTGLSKTTLQVKSTDVPEVSSESIQNSSVSEGSKLSPSPNVLKLLENAVAGSACSCICTCTSVEKKSKLLKTYLLNDNVTRAEVMWCLFCVTSHNSLRNAESSVSIQRKMYPDSNIAAKMKLSKAKVSYTIVHGLAPQLERDLKAAISNCSHIVIGFDESLNKVVQKQQMDLTVRYWDDVKNVTCTRYLTSVFLGHSTAADLLYAFKSALTSALLHKILQVSMDGPNVNLRFLKDLREDLKEGRPHEGVILDIGTCGLHSLHCAFKTAMKGTEWEIIPFLRAIHNLFYNIPSRRADFIRITGSDLFPLKFCAVRWLDNVCVANRALKLLPYLLKYIQSLCSKSEPKCASFMVVKNALRDKLLGPKLAFFSSVASEIEPFLKEFQTDKPMAPFLYSDFCAVVKNLMIRFVKPEVIESKPLSAIDLSGTNLMSHKNVDLGFGTKAELRSEKNLTQKDIELFKHECSKCLQELVKKILNRSPLTLSLTRSISFIDPSVVCIPNLANKRLAAALEHFVCNNWISGVQADKICREFKQVCAVKLVQENVKIYTRSKFRLDQFWFDQLKICSFEETKNLASFLKMIFIFSHGNAALERGFSVNKECLVENQQEISLVAQRRIHDSVSAAGGIDDFPVTKQLIHAARNAHSNFKDYLQKQKELSQEKAETNILKRKIAAELAELQARKKKILEDAQNESAILDSRIEALKT, encoded by the coding sequence ATGCCGCcttcaaaatttagaaaaacgGTATTCAGAGCTGAATGGAGCCAGGACCCAATGTATGCGTGGGTGAAGGGTATTGAAATAAATCCCTATTCTGCATGGTGTGATGTGTGCAAGCAAAAGTTTGAGCTTAGCAACATGGGGAAACAAGCTCTCACAAGTCATGCGTCTGGGGCTAAGCATAGAAAAAGATTACAGGCAGCCAGTAAATCGGTCccaattacaattttttgcaaGACAGGGCTATCAAAAACAACTTTGCAAGTAAAGTCAACAGATGTACCTGAAGTATCATCAGAATCTATTCAGAATTCATCAGTTTCTGAGGGTTCAAAGTTATCACCATCACCTAATGTACTGAAGTTGTTAGAAAATGCAGTTGCTGGCTCAGCATGCTCATGTATTTGCACATGCACATCTGTAGaaaagaaatcaaagttattgaaaacatatttgttgAATGATAATGTGACAAGAGCAGAGGTCATgtggtgtttgttttgtgtaacaTCACATAACTCGTTACGGAATGCTGAAAGTAGTGTTTCAATCCAGCGCAAGATGTACCCTGACAGCAATATTGCAGCAAAAATGAAATTGAGCAAAGCAAAAGTATCTTACACTATTGTTCATGGCTTGGCGCCACAACTCGAGCGAGATCTAAAAGCTGCTATATCAAATTGTTCACATATTGTCATCGGttttgatgaaagtttaaataaGGTTGTGCAAAAACAGCAGATGGATTTAACGGTGCGGTATTGGGACGATGTCAAGAATGTGACTTGTACTCGCTACTTAACCTCTGTTTTCTTGGGTCACTCAACTGCAGCAGATTTACTTTATGCATTCAAAAGTGCGTTAACTTCTGCTCTTTTACACAAGATACTTCAAGTGTCTATGGATGGTCCGAATGTGAACTTACGCTTTTTAAAAGATCTAAGAGAAGATTTAAAAGAAGGCCGTCCACATGAAGGTGTAATTTTGGATATTGGCACTTGTGGTCTGCATTCATTGCACTGTGCTTTCAAGACAGCAATGAAAGGAACAGAATGGGAAATTATTCCATTTTTACGTGCAATTCACAATCTTTTTTACAATATCCCTAGTCGTCGTGCAGATTTTATCCGCATAACAGGATCAGATTTGTTTCCTTTGAAATTTTGTGCAGTTCGTTGGTTAGATAATGTGTGTGTAGCAAACAGAGCCTTGAAATTACTGCCCTATTTGCTCAAATACATTCAGTCACTTTGTTCAAAGTCTGAACCAAAGTGTGCAAGCTTTATGGTAGTTAAGAATGCTCTTCGTGATAAATTGCTTGGTCCTAAACTTGCATTTTTTTCATCTGTGGCATCTGAAATTGAACcttttctgaaagaatttcagACCGATAAACCAATGGCTCCTTTTCTTTATTCAGATTTTTGTGCTGTTGTTAAAAATCTTATGATAAGGTTTGTCAAACCTGAAGTAATTGAATCAAAACCCTTGTCTGCGATTGATTTATCAGGAACAAATCTTATGTCTCACAAAAATGTTGACCTGGGTTTTGGAACAAAAGCAGAATTGCGTTCTGAAAAGAACTTAACACAGAAAGACATTGAGTTATTCAAGCATGAATGTTCTAAGTGCCTACAAGAACTTGTGAAGAAGATTTTGAATCGCTCTCCACTTACTCTCAGTTTGACTAGGAGCATTTCATTCATTGACCCTTCAGTAGTTTGTATTCCAAATTTGGCAAATAAGAGACTGGCAGCTGCACTAGAACATTTTGTATGCAATAACTGGATTTCTGGAGTGCAAGCTGATAAAATTTGTAGAGAATTCAAGCAAGTGTGTGCTGTAAAGTTAGTGCAAGAAAATGTGAAGATATACACACGCAGTAAATTTCGCCTTGATCAGTTTTGGTTTGATCAGTTGAAAATTTGTTCATTTGAGGAAACAAAAAATTTGGCATCTTTCCTGAAGATGATTTTCATCTTTTCACATGGCAATGCTGCTCtggaaagaggattttctgtGAACAAGGAATGTCTGGTGGAAAATCAACAAGAAATATCTCTCGTAGCTCAAAGGAGAATTCATGATAGTGTCTCTGCAGCTGGGGGAATTGATGATTTCCCTGTAACAAAGCAGCTTATACATGCAGCTCGTAATGCACACTCCAACTTTAAAGACTATTTGCAAAAGCAGAAGGAGCTTTCTCAAGAAAAAGCAGAAACTAACATCTTGAAACGTAAAATTGCTGCTGAACTTGCAGAGCTTCAggcaagaaaaaagaaaattttagaaGATGCCCAAAATGAAAGTGCAATTCTTGATTCTCGAATAGAAGCTCTTAAAACGTAG